One Nocardioides luti DNA window includes the following coding sequences:
- a CDS encoding alpha-ketoglutarate-dependent dioxygenase AlkB yields the protein MDFQGSLFAAPEPEVRDLADLSGLERRPLTRGAWVDVHRAWVPEADEVFAALVAHVPWRAERRQMYDRVVDVPRLVHTYAVGEALPHPVLASARDALSAHYLPELGEPFVTAGCCYYRDGRDSVAWHGDTIGRGRTQDTMVAIVSFGDPRRLTLRPRGGGGDSIAIQLAHGDLVVMGGSCQRTWEHAVPKVAGAGPRISVQFRPLNVF from the coding sequence ATGGACTTCCAGGGTTCACTCTTCGCCGCCCCCGAGCCCGAGGTGCGCGACCTGGCCGACCTGAGCGGGCTCGAGCGGCGGCCCCTGACCCGCGGCGCCTGGGTCGACGTGCACCGCGCCTGGGTCCCGGAGGCGGACGAGGTCTTTGCCGCGCTGGTGGCCCACGTGCCGTGGCGCGCCGAGCGCCGCCAGATGTACGACCGCGTCGTCGACGTCCCCCGCCTCGTGCACACGTACGCCGTCGGCGAGGCCCTCCCGCACCCCGTGCTCGCGTCCGCACGCGACGCGCTGTCCGCGCACTACCTGCCCGAGCTCGGCGAGCCGTTCGTGACCGCGGGCTGCTGCTACTACCGCGACGGCCGGGACAGCGTCGCCTGGCACGGCGACACCATCGGCCGCGGCCGCACCCAGGACACGATGGTCGCGATCGTCTCCTTCGGCGACCCCCGCCGGCTCACCCTCCGCCCGCGCGGCGGCGGTGGCGACTCGATCGCGATCCAGCTCGCCCACGGCGACCTCGTCGTGATGGGCGGCTCGTGCCAGCGCACCTGGGAGCACGCGGTGCCCAAGGTCGCCGGCGCCGGCCCCCGGATCAGCGTGCAGTTCCGCCCCCTCAACGTCTTCTGA
- a CDS encoding UTRA domain-containing protein: MDELLVSEGRALKHVQVREYVRSLVSGSAPGSPAPSERELVHRFGVARMTVRQAMDALVVEGLLERIPGRGTFVARPRRVASRLTSFTEEMSRRGLLAESQTLLARREQAGPGVARALSLSEGDAVIHWRRLRRADGVPMCLEDAYLNEVLIPGFLQSGMPTSLYDALGARGLRPTWAEDSITADAVSEEEATLLEVEPGTAVLRHSRRALSGEKVVEVSRSVYRSDRFTLWVQLGQES; encoded by the coding sequence GTGGACGAGCTGTTGGTGTCGGAGGGACGAGCGCTCAAGCACGTCCAGGTGCGGGAGTACGTCCGCTCCCTCGTGTCCGGGAGCGCCCCCGGGTCGCCGGCCCCGTCCGAGCGCGAGCTCGTGCACCGCTTCGGGGTCGCGCGGATGACCGTGCGCCAGGCGATGGACGCCCTCGTCGTCGAGGGCCTCCTCGAGCGGATCCCCGGCCGCGGCACCTTCGTGGCCCGCCCCCGCCGGGTCGCGAGCCGCCTCACGTCCTTCACCGAGGAGATGTCGCGCCGCGGCCTCCTCGCCGAGTCGCAGACCCTGCTGGCCCGTCGTGAGCAGGCCGGCCCGGGTGTCGCCCGCGCGCTCAGCCTCAGCGAGGGCGACGCCGTCATCCACTGGCGCCGCCTGCGCCGCGCCGACGGCGTGCCGATGTGCCTCGAGGACGCCTACCTCAACGAGGTGCTGATCCCCGGCTTCCTGCAGAGCGGGATGCCCACCAGCCTGTACGACGCCCTCGGTGCCCGCGGGCTGCGCCCGACCTGGGCCGAGGACTCCATCACCGCCGACGCCGTCTCCGAGGAGGAGGCGACGCTGCTCGAGGTCGAGCCCGGCACCGCCGTGCTCCGGCACTCCCGCCGGGCGCTGTCCGGCGAGAAGGTCGTCGAGGTCTCCCGGTCGGTCTACCGCTCGGACCGCTTCACCCTCTGGGTGCAGCTGGGCCAGGAGAGCTGA
- a CDS encoding carboxypeptidase-like regulatory domain-containing protein, with amino-acid sequence MSVAQPGPPSGTTRRTGLPLTAALVVLGLVAALLLALAPAPAAHGAETGKVRGQIVDTRGPVSKVRMLWFTKDWTYLGARKVSGGGYSLSLRPGTYWLQFVDLRPAYDITKNAPENIKVTIRAGHTSVGNVRMHRGAAITGTVRAGGKVASGARVVAANTAKQSFEVRANKEGQFALGGLPNGKYSVFTYDRTKRWVGRSTYAGSMARGDVTNLAIALTKHAGGLLVDLYAGSEPINSRVTATVVSRKTGQFWTARSNHGSISFQGLFPGRYTLIMPGAGNFIGRTGPVSHGRVKPGRVAFGSFRLTQRGATVSGIVVDGEDEGYGLEKAQVLLFDQSGTKIAETSTNSEGQFFLTTRLTSQGGMVVVVNPDPNAGGWVQSSNGYCKFLKGMTDAFSITTSDNEDVGAIPLAHAPADEQDGAIQCYPSDGS; translated from the coding sequence ATGTCCGTCGCCCAGCCCGGCCCCCCGTCCGGCACCACCCGCCGCACCGGCCTTCCGCTGACCGCCGCGCTGGTGGTGCTCGGCCTCGTCGCCGCGCTCCTGCTCGCGCTGGCGCCGGCTCCCGCCGCCCACGGCGCGGAGACCGGCAAGGTCCGCGGCCAGATCGTCGACACCCGTGGCCCGGTCAGCAAGGTCCGGATGCTCTGGTTCACCAAGGACTGGACCTACCTCGGCGCCCGCAAGGTCAGCGGCGGCGGCTACTCCCTCTCGCTGCGCCCGGGCACCTACTGGCTCCAGTTCGTCGACCTGCGCCCGGCGTACGACATCACCAAGAACGCCCCCGAGAACATCAAGGTCACGATCCGCGCCGGCCACACCTCGGTCGGCAACGTCCGGATGCACCGGGGCGCCGCGATCACCGGCACGGTCCGGGCCGGCGGCAAGGTCGCCAGCGGCGCCCGCGTCGTCGCCGCCAACACGGCCAAGCAGTCCTTCGAGGTCCGGGCCAACAAGGAGGGGCAGTTCGCCCTCGGCGGCTTGCCCAACGGGAAGTACTCCGTCTTCACCTACGACCGCACCAAGCGCTGGGTCGGGCGCAGCACCTACGCCGGGTCGATGGCCCGCGGCGACGTCACCAACCTCGCGATCGCGCTGACCAAGCACGCCGGCGGCCTGCTCGTCGACCTGTACGCCGGCAGCGAGCCGATCAACAGCCGGGTCACCGCCACGGTGGTGAGCCGCAAGACCGGGCAGTTCTGGACCGCCCGCTCGAACCACGGGAGCATCTCGTTCCAGGGGCTGTTCCCCGGTCGCTACACGCTGATCATGCCGGGCGCCGGGAACTTCATCGGCCGCACCGGCCCGGTCTCCCACGGGCGGGTCAAGCCCGGCCGCGTGGCCTTCGGCAGCTTCCGGCTGACCCAGCGCGGCGCGACCGTCAGCGGGATCGTCGTCGACGGCGAGGACGAGGGCTACGGGCTCGAGAAGGCCCAGGTGCTGCTCTTCGACCAGTCGGGGACCAAGATCGCCGAGACGTCGACGAACTCCGAGGGCCAGTTCTTCCTCACCACCCGCCTCACCAGCCAGGGCGGCATGGTCGTGGTCGTGAACCCCGACCCGAACGCCGGTGGCTGGGTGCAGAGCTCGAACGGCTACTGCAAGTTCCTCAAGGGCATGACCGACGCCTTCTCGATCACCACCAGTGACAACGAGGACGTCGGCGCCATCCCGCTGGCCCATGCCCCGGCGGACGAGCAGGACGGGGCCATCCAGTGCTATCCGTCCGACGGCTCCTGA
- a CDS encoding FtsX-like permease family protein, with the protein MIRAALKSLLGRKVRLLLSTFAIVLGVAFVAGSLVFSDTLSRSFTALFASTVGDVVVQPEGGATVDGAPSTRTVPAALVEELRSLPGAARVDGNVNAFGVYVVTKQNKVVGGFGPPAIAGNWTDAPAGHGLEGLSVTVGRAPQGADEVMLDAVTAEKAGYFVGERVRLITASDQATLNPRLVGIAGFEHGGSLNGATLAIFDTATAQDLFLEGDDAYTDVWVTARPGVSQDELRDRVATVLPQDLEAVTGDDAADDAASELLKAISFLTTFLLIFAGIALVVGAFLIVNTFSILVAQRSRELALLRALGASKRQVTWSVQLEAFVLGVLGSTLGLGLGVLLAIGIRTLFARFGLDLSGQSLVFTPRTVLAAYGVGVLVTMAAAWLPARRTSRIAPVQALRDDVALPESTLTRRLQLGLVLVAAGLGALWVGLFAEVPHGGWWTGGGVLAILLGVSSASPVISRPFLAAARAAYARLFGTIGNLAGQNSLRNPRRTTATASALMIGLTLACTMAIVGDSAKASVDRSVEENFVGDYIVSNVFGGPFSPSIATRMAAVDGVTQVIRQRFQFVERKGDRQGIAATDPATIDGLRLTMLEGSTDDLVDRTVLVKKKFAADEGLDVGDPVTLTMPSGKETYRVAGIMDDNPLVFTPLLTTLRTLTDAGFPAQDNALVIFGDGSVGLQRGLDAVVADLPIVTVKNEAEFAQEQREPIDQFVLIIFALLGLALVIAVLGIVNTLALSVIERTREIGLLRAIGVSRPQLRAMITLESVVISVLGALLGVVLGTGFGIALMYAVRDQGLEVISVPEGQLLVFLGLSLVIGVLAAVFPARRAARLDVLRAIATE; encoded by the coding sequence GTGATCCGGGCTGCTCTCAAGAGCCTGCTCGGTCGCAAGGTCCGGCTGCTGCTCAGCACCTTCGCGATCGTCCTGGGCGTCGCCTTCGTGGCCGGCTCGCTGGTCTTCTCCGACACCCTCAGCCGCAGTTTCACTGCCCTCTTCGCCTCCACCGTCGGCGACGTCGTGGTCCAGCCGGAGGGCGGTGCGACCGTCGACGGCGCGCCCTCGACGCGCACGGTGCCGGCCGCGCTGGTCGAGGAGCTGCGTTCGCTGCCCGGCGCCGCCCGCGTGGACGGCAACGTCAACGCGTTCGGCGTCTACGTCGTCACGAAGCAGAACAAGGTGGTCGGCGGCTTCGGGCCGCCCGCGATCGCCGGCAACTGGACCGACGCCCCGGCCGGGCACGGCCTCGAGGGGCTGTCGGTGACCGTCGGCCGGGCGCCTCAGGGCGCCGACGAGGTGATGCTCGACGCGGTCACGGCCGAGAAGGCGGGCTACTTCGTGGGGGAGCGGGTCCGGCTGATCACCGCCTCCGACCAGGCCACGCTGAACCCCCGGCTCGTGGGGATCGCGGGCTTCGAGCACGGCGGGTCGCTGAACGGCGCGACCCTCGCGATCTTCGACACGGCCACCGCGCAGGACCTCTTCCTCGAGGGCGACGACGCCTACACCGACGTCTGGGTGACCGCGCGGCCCGGCGTCTCCCAGGACGAGCTGCGCGACCGGGTCGCCACGGTGCTGCCGCAGGACCTCGAGGCCGTCACCGGGGACGACGCCGCCGACGACGCCGCGTCCGAGCTGCTCAAGGCGATCTCGTTCCTCACGACGTTCCTCCTGATCTTCGCCGGCATCGCCCTCGTGGTCGGCGCCTTCCTCATCGTCAACACGTTCTCGATCCTGGTCGCGCAGCGCAGCCGCGAGCTCGCGCTGCTCCGGGCACTGGGCGCCTCGAAGCGGCAGGTGACCTGGTCGGTCCAGCTCGAGGCGTTCGTGCTCGGGGTGCTCGGCTCGACGCTGGGGCTCGGCCTCGGCGTGCTCCTGGCGATCGGGATCCGCACGCTGTTCGCCCGCTTCGGGCTGGACCTGTCCGGCCAGTCGCTCGTGTTCACGCCGCGCACCGTCCTGGCGGCGTACGGCGTGGGCGTGCTCGTCACGATGGCCGCGGCCTGGCTGCCCGCGCGGCGCACGTCGCGCATCGCGCCCGTCCAGGCCCTCCGCGACGACGTGGCGCTGCCCGAGTCGACGCTCACCCGCCGGCTCCAGCTCGGCCTCGTCCTGGTCGCGGCCGGCCTCGGCGCGCTCTGGGTGGGGCTGTTCGCCGAGGTGCCGCACGGCGGCTGGTGGACCGGCGGCGGCGTGCTGGCGATCCTGCTGGGCGTCTCCTCGGCCAGCCCGGTGATCAGCCGGCCCTTCCTGGCGGCCGCCCGGGCGGCGTACGCCCGGCTCTTCGGCACCATCGGCAACCTCGCGGGGCAGAACTCCCTGCGCAACCCGCGACGGACGACCGCCACCGCGTCGGCGCTGATGATCGGGCTGACCCTGGCCTGCACGATGGCGATCGTCGGCGACTCGGCCAAGGCGAGCGTGGACCGGTCGGTGGAGGAGAACTTCGTCGGCGACTACATCGTGAGCAACGTCTTCGGCGGGCCGTTCTCGCCGTCGATCGCGACCCGGATGGCCGCGGTGGACGGCGTCACGCAGGTGATCCGCCAGCGCTTCCAGTTCGTCGAGCGCAAGGGGGACCGGCAGGGGATCGCGGCGACCGACCCGGCCACCATCGACGGGCTCCGGCTGACGATGCTGGAGGGCTCGACCGACGACCTCGTCGACCGGACCGTGCTGGTCAAGAAGAAGTTCGCCGCCGACGAGGGCCTCGACGTCGGGGACCCGGTCACGCTGACGATGCCGAGCGGCAAGGAGACCTACCGCGTCGCCGGGATCATGGACGACAACCCGCTGGTCTTCACCCCGCTGCTCACCACGCTGAGGACGCTCACCGACGCGGGCTTCCCAGCGCAGGACAACGCGCTGGTCATCTTCGGCGACGGCTCCGTCGGCCTGCAGCGCGGCCTCGACGCCGTCGTCGCGGACCTGCCGATCGTGACGGTCAAGAACGAGGCGGAGTTCGCCCAGGAGCAGCGCGAGCCCATCGACCAGTTCGTGCTCATCATCTTCGCGCTGCTCGGGCTGGCCCTGGTCATCGCGGTGCTCGGCATCGTCAACACGCTCGCGCTCTCGGTCATCGAGCGCACCCGCGAGATCGGCCTGCTCCGCGCCATCGGCGTCAGCCGGCCCCAGCTGCGGGCGATGATCACGCTCGAGTCCGTCGTGATCTCGGTGCTGGGCGCGCTGCTCGGCGTGGTGCTCGGGACCGGCTTCGGGATCGCGCTGATGTACGCCGTGCGCGACCAGGGCCTCGAGGTCATCAGCGTCCCGGAGGGCCAGCTGCTGGTCTTCCTCGGCCTCTCCCTGGTGATCGGGGTGCTCGCCGCGGTCTTCCCGGCCCGCAGGGCCGCCCGCCTGGACGTGCTGAGGGCGATCGCGACCGAGTGA
- a CDS encoding ABC transporter ATP-binding protein, with protein sequence MTETALREDGAPAARVRHLTKTYGSGAALVTALDDVSLDLGAGEFTAVMGPSGSGKSTLMHCCAALDTGTSGSVFIGEQDLTSLKDKALTRLRRDEIGFVFQSYNLVPTLSAEENILLPLAIAGRRPDPEWYASVIATVGLGDRLKHKPNELSGGQQQRVAVARALVSRPTIVFADEPTGNLDSRSGAEVLELLRRSVTEHGQTIVMVTHDPVAAAYTDRVVFLADGRVVDELRAPSREQVLAIMARMADAGPAGSTPGEA encoded by the coding sequence ATGACCGAGACCGCCCTGCGCGAGGACGGTGCCCCGGCCGCCCGGGTGCGCCACCTGACCAAGACCTACGGCAGCGGTGCGGCCCTGGTGACCGCGCTCGACGACGTCTCGCTGGACCTGGGCGCAGGGGAGTTCACCGCGGTGATGGGGCCGAGCGGGTCCGGCAAGTCGACGCTCATGCACTGCTGCGCGGCCCTCGACACCGGCACCTCCGGGTCCGTCTTCATCGGCGAGCAGGACCTGACCAGCCTCAAGGACAAGGCGCTGACCCGTCTGCGTCGCGACGAGATCGGCTTCGTCTTCCAGTCCTACAACCTCGTCCCCACGCTGAGCGCGGAGGAGAACATCCTCCTGCCGCTCGCGATCGCGGGGCGCCGGCCCGACCCGGAGTGGTACGCCTCGGTCATCGCGACCGTCGGGCTCGGTGACCGTCTCAAGCACAAGCCGAACGAGCTGTCCGGGGGCCAGCAGCAGCGCGTCGCGGTCGCCCGCGCCCTGGTGAGCCGTCCGACGATCGTCTTCGCGGACGAGCCGACCGGCAACCTCGACTCCCGCTCCGGCGCCGAGGTGCTCGAGCTGCTGCGCCGCAGCGTCACCGAGCACGGGCAGACGATCGTGATGGTCACCCACGATCCGGTGGCGGCGGCCTACACCGACCGCGTGGTCTTCCTGGCCGACGGCCGGGTCGTCGACGAGCTGCGGGCGCCGAGCCGCGAGCAGGTGCTCGCGATCATGGCGCGGATGGCCGACGCCGGCCCTGCCGGCAGCACGCCCGGGGAGGCCTGA
- a CDS encoding HelD family protein, protein MPAQPSAQPTDHPPDTELAAEQEHLAESRRQLARMRERTESMDASAAGDWVSREYLESTFALRMKQLADDPTIPLFFGRLDMAADTGGSGAGPAECFHIGRRHISDPTGEPMVIDWRAPVSLPFYRASRLEPMGVGLRRRYGYQHGRLTAYEDEDLQAPASDDYSAILEAEIERPRVGPMRDIVATIQPEQDVIVRSELSRSVCVQGAPGTGKTAVGLHRAAYLLYAHREQLTRQGVLVVGPNASFLRYIRDVLPALGEIDATQSTIEELVAGTLRGVNPRWTVRGEDSAAVATLKGDPRLAEVLHRALWAHPQAPTEGLVLPRGARRWRVAAYEADEVITSLRARGVRYGAARAMVPQSLAHRILVKMELAGDSPDDRVQNAVARSAPVKKYAAELWPAVEPARLVWRLLSDPGLLAAAADGILDADEQALLLWDRPAKSPASTAWSLADAVLVDEAVDLVERTPSVAHIVADEAQDLSPMMLRALARRSSTGSLTVLGDLAQATTPWATRSWAEALGHLGKPDAHVEQLTRGFRVPGEVIEYAARLLPHVAPDLEPPTSVRRSRGELRLEPAGRMVDEVRAAVGREGSVGLIVPDARVDEVGAALGAADVAFATLGDEADVDSHLDLVPASLAKGLEFDHVLLLEPAGIVAGEHDRVTGLRRLYVCLTRAVTSLVVLHDEPLPPELGTP, encoded by the coding sequence ATGCCTGCCCAGCCGTCAGCCCAGCCGACCGACCACCCTCCGGATACCGAGCTCGCGGCCGAGCAGGAGCACCTCGCGGAGTCCCGGCGCCAGCTGGCCCGGATGCGCGAGCGCACCGAGTCGATGGACGCGTCCGCGGCCGGCGACTGGGTCAGCCGCGAGTACCTCGAGTCGACGTTCGCGCTCCGGATGAAGCAGCTCGCCGACGACCCCACCATCCCGCTGTTCTTCGGCCGCCTCGACATGGCCGCCGACACCGGTGGCAGCGGCGCCGGCCCGGCCGAGTGCTTCCACATCGGCCGCCGCCACATCTCGGACCCGACCGGCGAGCCGATGGTGATCGACTGGCGGGCGCCGGTGAGCCTGCCGTTCTACCGCGCCAGCCGCCTCGAGCCGATGGGCGTCGGGCTGCGGCGCCGCTACGGCTACCAGCACGGCCGGCTGACGGCGTACGAGGACGAGGACCTGCAGGCCCCCGCGAGCGACGACTACTCCGCGATCCTCGAGGCCGAGATCGAGCGGCCCCGCGTCGGCCCGATGCGCGACATCGTCGCCACCATCCAGCCCGAGCAGGACGTGATCGTCCGCTCCGAGCTGTCCCGCTCGGTGTGCGTCCAGGGCGCCCCGGGCACGGGCAAGACCGCCGTGGGCCTGCACCGGGCGGCGTACCTCCTCTACGCGCACCGCGAGCAGCTCACCCGCCAGGGCGTCCTGGTCGTGGGGCCGAACGCCAGCTTCCTGCGTTACATCCGCGACGTGCTGCCCGCGCTCGGCGAGATCGACGCCACCCAGTCCACGATCGAGGAGCTGGTCGCGGGGACCCTGCGGGGCGTCAACCCGCGGTGGACCGTCCGCGGCGAGGACTCCGCAGCCGTCGCGACGCTCAAGGGCGACCCGCGCCTCGCCGAGGTGCTCCACCGCGCACTGTGGGCGCACCCGCAGGCCCCCACCGAGGGGCTGGTGCTGCCGCGCGGTGCCCGGCGCTGGCGGGTCGCGGCGTACGAGGCCGACGAGGTGATCACCTCGCTGCGCGCCCGCGGCGTGCGGTACGGCGCCGCCCGCGCGATGGTGCCGCAGTCCCTCGCCCACCGGATCCTCGTGAAGATGGAGCTGGCCGGCGACTCCCCCGACGACCGGGTGCAGAACGCCGTGGCCCGCAGCGCGCCGGTCAAGAAGTACGCCGCCGAGCTCTGGCCCGCGGTCGAGCCGGCCCGGCTGGTGTGGCGGCTGCTGAGCGACCCCGGCCTCCTCGCCGCCGCCGCGGACGGGATCCTCGACGCCGACGAGCAGGCGCTGCTGCTCTGGGACCGGCCCGCCAAGAGCCCCGCGTCGACGGCGTGGTCGCTGGCGGACGCCGTCCTGGTCGACGAGGCCGTGGACCTGGTCGAGCGCACGCCGTCGGTCGCCCACATCGTCGCCGACGAGGCGCAGGACCTGTCCCCGATGATGCTCCGCGCGCTGGCCCGCCGCTCCTCGACCGGCTCGCTGACCGTCCTCGGCGACCTCGCCCAGGCCACCACCCCGTGGGCCACCCGCTCCTGGGCCGAGGCGCTGGGGCACCTCGGCAAGCCCGACGCCCACGTCGAGCAGCTGACGCGTGGCTTCCGGGTCCCCGGCGAGGTGATCGAGTACGCCGCCCGCCTGCTGCCCCACGTGGCACCCGACCTGGAGCCGCCCACGTCGGTCCGGCGCTCGCGCGGCGAGCTGCGCCTCGAGCCGGCCGGGCGGATGGTCGACGAGGTCCGCGCCGCCGTCGGCCGCGAGGGCTCGGTCGGGCTCATCGTCCCCGACGCCCGGGTCGACGAGGTGGGGGCGGCGCTCGGGGCCGCCGACGTCGCCTTCGCGACCCTCGGCGACGAGGCCGACGTCGACAGCCACCTCGACCTGGTCCCGGCATCGCTGGCCAAGGGCCTGGAGTTCGACCACGTGCTGCTGCTGGAGCCCGCGGGCATCGTGGCCGGCGAGCACGACCGGGTCACCGGGCTGCGCCGGCTCTACGTCTGCCTGACCCGGGCCGTCACCTCCCTGGTGGTGCTCCACGACGAGCCGCTACCCCCGGAGCTCGGCACACCCTGA
- a CDS encoding oxygenase MpaB family protein — MTPPGTTTVRAVRDKLGEALFLRVAGPDGVKHRDRIHGRPGPRWFAPDSAIARVHGDASMFVGGIRALLLQTLHPTAMRAVSEHSGFRGDMWGRLARTSRYLAVTTFGTADDAQQAVDMVRTIHSRITGTMPDGTTYAASDPHLLMWVHVAEVDSFLRAHQVYGKDPLDQAGRDEYVAQTAEVAARLGVVDPPTTEAALAEVLAAYRPELRATPEAREAVSFLLLKPPLPLAARAPYGVLVAAAVGLMPRWTRRPLRLPWLPVSERTVVRALGTLATGTIRWAMSPARTEATEVAAAR; from the coding sequence GTGACCCCACCCGGCACGACCACCGTCCGCGCCGTCCGCGACAAGCTCGGCGAGGCGCTGTTCCTGCGCGTCGCCGGCCCGGACGGCGTCAAGCACCGCGACCGCATCCACGGCCGGCCCGGCCCGCGCTGGTTCGCCCCCGACAGCGCGATCGCGCGGGTGCACGGCGATGCGTCGATGTTCGTCGGCGGGATCCGCGCGCTGCTGCTCCAGACCCTGCACCCCACCGCGATGCGGGCAGTGTCCGAGCACTCGGGCTTCCGCGGCGACATGTGGGGGCGCCTGGCCCGCACCAGCCGCTACCTCGCGGTCACCACGTTCGGCACCGCCGACGACGCCCAGCAGGCCGTCGACATGGTCCGCACCATCCACTCCCGGATCACCGGCACGATGCCCGACGGGACGACGTACGCCGCCTCGGACCCCCACCTGCTGATGTGGGTGCACGTCGCGGAGGTCGACAGCTTCCTGCGGGCACACCAGGTCTACGGCAAGGACCCCCTCGACCAGGCCGGTCGTGACGAGTACGTCGCGCAGACCGCCGAGGTCGCCGCCCGGCTCGGCGTCGTCGACCCGCCGACGACCGAGGCCGCTCTCGCCGAGGTGCTGGCGGCGTACCGCCCCGAGCTGCGCGCCACCCCCGAGGCCCGCGAGGCCGTGTCGTTCCTGCTGCTCAAGCCGCCGCTGCCGCTGGCCGCGCGGGCACCGTACGGCGTGCTGGTGGCTGCGGCCGTCGGCCTGATGCCGCGCTGGACGCGCCGCCCGCTGCGGCTGCCGTGGCTGCCGGTCTCCGAGCGCACCGTCGTCCGGGCGCTCGGCACGCTGGCCACGGGCACGATCCGCTGGGCGATGTCGCCCGCCCGGACCGAGGCCACCGAGGTCGCCGCCGCCCGCTGA
- a CDS encoding copper homeostasis protein CutC — protein MGEALLEVTVLGPPDVAGALAGGADRLHLLAPGAGEGDVALSPEPTVVSGVCRESDVPVFVLLRLNDSWTTTGGELTRLVGLAEDYLGCGAAGVSFGFLDSNLEVDAEVCLHLADRLPGVPWTFHRAIDSSLEPARAWRTLVDLPGLVAVRSAGSPRGMGVGYDDLLGTASSDPRIAALLMPGGGLVAEHVPWLAQAGVRQFHLGPQVRPSGSYKAYVDASHVRSWRLLVDDAVGRAERTHRASAG, from the coding sequence ATGGGAGAGGCGCTCCTCGAGGTGACGGTGCTCGGCCCGCCCGACGTCGCGGGCGCGCTCGCCGGGGGCGCGGACCGGCTGCACCTGCTCGCGCCCGGCGCCGGCGAGGGCGACGTGGCCCTCTCGCCCGAGCCGACCGTCGTGTCCGGGGTCTGCCGCGAGAGCGACGTCCCGGTCTTCGTGCTGCTGCGCCTCAACGACTCCTGGACCACCACCGGTGGGGAGCTGACCCGCCTCGTGGGCCTGGCCGAGGACTACCTCGGCTGCGGGGCCGCCGGGGTCTCCTTCGGCTTCCTGGACAGCAACCTCGAGGTCGACGCCGAGGTCTGCCTCCACCTGGCCGACCGCCTGCCGGGCGTCCCGTGGACCTTCCACCGCGCGATCGACTCCTCGCTGGAGCCCGCGCGGGCGTGGCGCACGCTCGTCGACCTGCCCGGCCTGGTGGCGGTGCGGTCGGCGGGATCGCCGCGCGGGATGGGCGTCGGGTACGACGACCTCCTCGGCACCGCCTCCTCCGACCCCCGGATCGCCGCGCTGCTCATGCCCGGCGGCGGGCTGGTGGCCGAGCACGTGCCGTGGCTGGCGCAGGCCGGGGTCCGGCAGTTCCACCTCGGCCCCCAGGTGCGGCCCAGCGGGTCCTACAAGGCCTATGTCGACGCCTCGCACGTCCGGTCCTGGCGGCTGCTCGTCGACGACGCGGTCGGGCGGGCGGAGCGGACCCACCGCGCCTCCGCCGGATGA
- a CDS encoding DUF4031 domain-containing protein — MTLLIDPPDVPGHGRMWSHLASDTSYDELHAFARTLGIPERGFDRDHYDVPSEWYDQVVAAGALAVSSRELVGRLVAAGLRRRKGAR; from the coding sequence ATGACCCTGCTGATCGACCCGCCGGACGTCCCGGGCCACGGCCGGATGTGGTCGCACCTGGCCAGCGACACGTCGTACGACGAGCTGCACGCCTTCGCCCGCACCCTCGGCATCCCCGAGCGCGGCTTCGACCGGGACCACTACGACGTGCCGTCCGAGTGGTACGACCAGGTGGTCGCAGCCGGGGCGCTGGCGGTGTCGTCGCGGGAGCTCGTGGGGCGGCTGGTCGCCGCCGGGCTGCGGCGCCGCAAGGGTGCCCGCTGA